From the Deltaproteobacteria bacterium genome, the window GCGCTAGAAAGATCAAGCGCGGCCAGGGCAATCTCCTTGCCGGCAGAGCGTGGAATTATCACCTCTATCCTCTTTCGCTCCTTGAAATAGGAAAGGACTACAGCCTGAGTGATATTTTATCCTTTGGGATGCTTCCTCAAAATATTGTCACCAAAGAGTTAGATTCAAAAGTTAAGAACCTACGCGCATACGTAGACGTTTACCTAAAAGAAGAGATTGAAACTGAAGCTCTGTCTCGCAACATCGGGGGATTTATCCGTTTCCTTTCAGTTGCGGCTCAACAAAACGGAGAGCAGTTAAATTATTCAAATATCGCTAGGGACGTGGGAATTAGCTCTGTTACGATTAAGGAGTATTTTAAGATACTTGAGGACACGCTGGTGGGCTTTTTCTTGTTGCCTTTTGCTTATTCTGAGCGCAAACGCCACAAACTGAGCCCTAAATTTTATTTTTTTGATACCGGAGTTTTACGCGCCCTACAAAAAAGACTCAGCTTAAAGATTGAAACTCAGACATTTGAGTTCGGCAATTATTTTGAAACCTTTTTAATTAATGAAACACTAAAGATATCGGCGTATCAAGAAAAAGACCTATCTCTTTCTTTCCTAAGAACAGCTAACAACGTTGAAGTCGATTTAGTAATCCAATCCCCCAAGGGCGACATACTTGGCGTCGAAATAAAAAGTAAACCCCACCCCATTGCAAGCGATTTCAAGACTGGATTCCAAGCTTTAAAAAGTCTAGCGCCAAAGGCAAAATGCATCTGCGTCTCCACTGCAAATAAACCGAGGATTGTCGAAGGCTATGAAGTATTGCCGTATACCGACTTTCTAAAATTTATCCGCAGCTTATAG encodes:
- a CDS encoding ATP-binding protein; its protein translation is MDILRLLRREIKLPASQSFFLLGPRQTGKTTLIQQSFPAKGLRGYNLLLSDEFRRLAATPELLREEVAALDNSISHVFIDEVQRIPELLNEVQYLIDSGARQKFILTGSSARKIKRGQGNLLAGRAWNYHLYPLSLLEIGKDYSLSDILSFGMLPQNIVTKELDSKVKNLRAYVDVYLKEEIETEALSRNIGGFIRFLSVAAQQNGEQLNYSNIARDVGISSVTIKEYFKILEDTLVGFFLLPFAYSERKRHKLSPKFYFFDTGVLRALQKRLSLKIETQTFEFGNYFETFLINETLKISAYQEKDLSLSFLRTANNVEVDLVIQSPKGDILGVEIKSKPHPIASDFKTGFQALKSLAPKAKCICVSTANKPRIVEGYEVLPYTDFLKFIRSL